The Vescimonas coprocola genome includes a window with the following:
- a CDS encoding Rossmann-fold NAD(P)-binding domain-containing protein, whose protein sequence is MVIGVLKEIKGNEYRVAAVPATVHEIVRHGHTVYVETGAGVGSGFSDAQYEAAGAIVADTNTVWEKADLYYKVKELFPQEFKWMNKDKILFTYIHSNAHPDETDTPAGQPRLRRGL, encoded by the coding sequence ATGGTCATCGGAGTACTGAAGGAAATCAAGGGCAATGAATACCGTGTGGCGGCCGTACCCGCCACCGTGCATGAGATCGTGCGTCACGGTCACACCGTGTACGTGGAAACCGGCGCCGGCGTAGGCAGCGGTTTCAGCGATGCGCAGTATGAGGCTGCCGGCGCTATCGTCGCCGACACCAACACCGTCTGGGAGAAGGCCGACCTGTACTACAAGGTCAAGGAGCTGTTCCCCCAGGAGTTCAAGTGGATGAACAAGGACAAGATCCTCTTCACCTATATCCACTCCAACGCTCACCCCGACGAGACGGACACCCCTGCTGGGCAGCCACGTCTCCGCCGTGGCCTATGA
- a CDS encoding alanine dehydrogenase — translation MAYEDVQDEEGKFPLLRPMSELAGKGGFLAALHFAQSVNGGPGKLLANVTGVETPIITMLGCGVVGTGAAELAAAFGNEVRILDVNMNTMLAAKKTSPANITYMISNRSNLEKCLRESDVIINGILWAKDRKDHIVYREDLKLMKPGAMIVDVACDENGAIETCRDTTHDDPIYYVDGVMHYCVDNIPSAFSQTASVTLANATLPYLLQMADKGFKKAMEDNRLLRLGMTCYDGKLTLKETALKQNREWTDADELVKVW, via the coding sequence GTGGCCTATGAGGATGTGCAGGACGAGGAGGGCAAGTTCCCCCTGCTGCGCCCCATGAGCGAGCTGGCCGGTAAGGGCGGCTTCCTGGCAGCCCTGCACTTTGCCCAGTCCGTCAACGGCGGCCCCGGCAAGCTGCTGGCCAACGTCACCGGCGTGGAGACCCCCATCATCACCATGCTGGGCTGCGGCGTGGTAGGTACCGGCGCTGCTGAGCTGGCTGCCGCCTTCGGCAACGAGGTGCGTATTCTGGATGTCAACATGAACACCATGCTGGCCGCCAAGAAGACCTCCCCCGCCAACATCACCTACATGATCTCCAACCGCAGCAATCTGGAGAAGTGCCTGCGGGAGTCCGACGTCATCATCAACGGCATCCTGTGGGCCAAGGACCGCAAGGACCACATTGTCTATCGTGAGGACCTGAAGCTGATGAAGCCCGGTGCCATGATCGTGGACGTGGCCTGCGACGAGAACGGCGCCATCGAGACCTGCCGGGATACCACCCATGACGATCCTATCTACTATGTGGACGGCGTGATGCACTACTGCGTGGACAACATCCCCTCCGCTTTCTCCCAGACCGCTTCCGTGACGCTGGCCAACGCCACCCTGCCCTACCTGCTGCAGATGGCGGATAAGGGCTTTAAGAAGGCCATGGAGGATAACCGCCTGCTGCGTCTTGGCATGACCTGCTACGACGGCAAGCTGACGCTGAAGGAGACGGCTCTGAAGCAGAACCGTGAGTGGACCGACGCCGACGAGCTGGTCAAGGTCTGGTAA